A single region of the Chelonia mydas isolate rCheMyd1 chromosome 4, rCheMyd1.pri.v2, whole genome shotgun sequence genome encodes:
- the LOC119566078 gene encoding phosphatidylinositol N-acetylglucosaminyltransferase subunit Y isoform X2 → MFLSLPTLTVLVPLLSLAGLFYSASMDEKFPEGCTSTTSLCFYSLLLPITIPVYVFFHLWTWMGIKLFRHN, encoded by the coding sequence ATGTTTCTGTCACTGCCTACGCTAACTGTACTTGTTCCACTGTTGTCCTTAGCGGGTCTGTTTTATTCAGCCAGCATGGACGAAAAGTTCCCAGAGGGCTGCACCAGCACAACCAGCTTGTGTTTCTACAGTCTGCTTCTTCCTATTACCATACCAGTTTACGTGTTCTTTCACCTTTGGACCTGGATGGGTATTAAACTTTTTAGACACAACTAA